In the genome of Nitrospirae bacterium YQR-1, the window CTCTGTGCTTTCGATTATCGGCATATCGCTGCTTATAGGGGATGGTGTCATAACACCGGCAATAAGTATTCTTAGTGCTGTGGAGGGTGCCAAGCTTATTTCGGGATGGGAGGGGTTAACCAATAACCAGATACTTATAGTTGCCGGGATAATAGCCATAGTGCTCTTTTCGATTCAGAGAAAGGGAACGGAGAAAGTGGCAAGCGCATTTGGCCCTCTTATGGTTATATGGTTTGTGTGCCTTTCTGTTTCAGGGGTGGTTTCATTAATAAAAGCCCCTGAGGTGTTAAAGGCGGTAAATCCCTATTACGGGGTAAAGTTTCTTTTGAGTAAGGGGGTTAGCGGCTTCTTTATTTTATCTGAGGTAACGCTGTGTGCTACCGGAGGTGAGGCACTCTATGCTGATATGGGGCATCTTGGGAGACGGCCAATCGTACGGGCCTGGTACTTTGTTCTTATAGCGCTTGTCCTTAATTACTTTGGCCAGGGTGCATATGTTATAAAAAACCCTGCGGTTAAAAATGTACTCTTTGAGATGGTTTTCAATCAAGTGCAGTTTCTATATGTGCCTTTTTTAGTTCTTAGCATTATGGCAACTGTAATAGCCTCGCAGGCTATGATAAGCGGCATGTTTTCAATTGTTTATCAGGGTATAACCACAAGAGTTATGCCGATGTTTAAAGTGGACTATACTTCTGAAAAACTGCGCTCTCAGATATATATTGGATTTGTTAACTGGTTTTTGCTAATATCGGTTTTGATTGTTATGAACAGATTTAAGGAATCGAGCAATCTTGCCGCCGCATATGGCCTTGCCGTTACAGGTACAATGTCACTTACCGGATTTTTTATGACATGGATTTTCTTTTTAAGAAAGCAGTATATAAGATCATCTCTTTCTTTTATTGTTTTCCTTGTTGATCTCATATTTTTCCTTTCCAATATGTTTAAAATCCCTCACGGTGGATACTGGTCAATAATCATTGCCTCAATTCCTTTCCTTATAATTCTTATATACACGTCAGGGCAAAAGATGTTATACAAGAGCTTAAAGCCGATTCCGCTTGCTGACTTTTTACCTCAATATATTGAACATTATAAAAACCTGAATAAGATACAGGGAACGGTTTTATTTTTTGCAAGGGATATTCAGGTAATTCCTCCCTATGTGGCGAGCACGATGTTTACAGCCAACATAATATATGAGGATAACATCATAGTGTCTATGCGTGTAAAGGATGAGCCCTTTGGCGTTGCAGGGTGGCATGGGGAGGAGGTTGCCCCCGGGCTCAGAGCCTTTATGATTGAAATCGGTTATATGGAAGTCATTGATGTCGAAGCAATATTGAATAAAAATGGAATTAAAGAAAAAACAATTTTCTACGGTGTTGAAGATATAGTGACAAGGAATTTTATATGGCAAATTTTTTCTGTAATAAAGAGACTGACACCGGCCTTTGTCCAGTTCTATGCACTGCCCTCACATAAGCTCCGCGGAGTTATCACCAGAATTGAGATGTAGAGAGGTTTTCGCAGACATTTTTGTAGTTGTAATTCATTTGACTAATATGTTATTATAACCATAACAACTTTTTAGGTTTCAGCATTCCGGAACACGGTGTAAGTCCGTGGCAGTCCCACTGCTGTAAATGGTGACGAGGGTTGCAGTTTATCGCCACTGCTATGTTTAAACATAGTGGGAAGGCGGCAGCCGGCAGGGTATAGCCATAAGCCAGAAGACCTGCTGAGATTTTAGGGTTGACTATAAGGAATTCGATGGTAAAGGGTTCCGATGGACGTTAGCGTCCCTCGGAGCCCTTTTTTTATTTTACGAAAAAACTATAACAATTATTATCAAATGAAAACACAGGAGGCAGTGAATGACACAAATTGAAAAGGCACTTGCAGGTGAGTTAACGGAGGAGGTCAGGGCGGTTGCGGCAAATGAGAGACTTGAGGCAGCCACTGTAATGCGCCGGGTGGCATCAGGTAAAGTTGTTATTCCGTATAGTATAGACAGAAAAGTAAAAGTTACCGGTATCGGCAAAGGATTGACAACTAAGGTTAATGCCTCAATAGGCACATCAACCGACATTATTAATCCTGATATGGAAATAGAAAAAGCTATGATAGCAGAAAAATACGGCGCCGATACGATAATGGATTTAAGTGTAGGAGGCAATATAACACAAATCAGGAGAGCCGTAATGGATGCTGTAAAACTGCCCTTAGGCACAGTCCCTCTTTATGAGGCATTTGCCATAGCGGCACAAAAGTACGGCTCTGTTACAGAGATGCCTGAGGAGCTGCTTTGGGAAGTAATAGAGAGACAATGTCAGGAGGGAGTATCCTTTATGGCAATCCATTGCGGCATAAACAGGCTTACTCTTGAGGTTTTGAAAAAACAGCATTACAGGTACGGAGGGCTTGTTTCAAAAGGGGGAGCGTGCATGGTAGCCTGGATGCAGTACAATAACAAGGAAAACCCATTGTTCGAAAACTTTGACAGGGTTGTCAGTATCCTCAAAAAATATGATGTAGTTCTCAGCCTTGGTAACGGATTCCGTGCAGGGGCAATTGCCGATGCAACGGACAGGGTTCAGATACAGGAGTTAATCATAAACTGTGAGTTTGCAGAAACCGGCAGGGCAATGGGCTGTCAGACAATGGTGGAGGGCCCAGGGCATATTCCAATTAATGAGATAGAGGCAAACATTATATTGGCAAAGAAGATGAGCGCAGAGGCGCCGTTTTATATGCTGGGGCCTATTACAACCGATATAGCGCCCGGCTATGACCACATAACCTCAGCAGTGGGTGCCGCCCTGTCGTCATCATACGGAGTGGATTTCCTGTGCTATGTAACTCCGGCTGAGCACCTTGGATTGCCCTTCCCTGAGGATGTAAGAGAGGGTGTAATAGCAGCAAAAATAGCTGCCCACATTGGCGATATAGTAAAACTATCTGATACGGCCGGAGATAAAAAAATCAGCAAGGCAAGAAGAGATATGGATTGGCAGAGTCAGTTTTCTTTGGCAATTGACCCGGAAAGGGCTGCCGAAATAAGAACGAAAAGAAACGGTACTAATGAACACAGTTGCACAATGTGCGGAAAGTTCTGTGCTAACGACATGTTACAAGGCATGTTTGAAAAACACACTAAAGGAACTGATAAGAACTAGTTCAGCAGTACTTTAAATTTTTTTTGAGATAGACGTGTTTTTTATAGATGTGTATTGACATAAAGAGAGAAAGCATAGTAGAATCAACTGTTGCGCCACTAGCTCAATGGTAGAGCAGCGGACTCTTAATCCGTTGGTTGAAGGTTCGAGTCCTTCGTGGCGCACTTTATGTTCCTTTATTTATCAATCACTTACAGGCACTCCCTCCTTCTCTGTACTATACTAATTCATTTAGGGATTTATCTATTTCCACCTGAACTAAAACATATTCGCATTGAAAAATCAATTGATGCCGCACTAACATAAAGAAGAAACCTCATATTTTTAAGTTAACTCCATCTGATTTTTACTGCCCTCAGGTTAACACAATTTTACTTGTTTTTCAATTTTAGTCTCAAATAAAATTAACTCAGCAGTTTAACAAGATTAGTTTGGAGGTTGTTTCAGCTAATATACATGCAACACGCTGATACCGTTTATCTGATACCAAGTTGCATTCATTCGATTAACTTTGTTGGCATCGTCGAAAGCTCCTTGACGTACTCTCCCCTAAAAAGGGGAATCCCCTGTAAGGGGAGGTGTCGCTTTCTCCTTGCCGCCTCGTTACTCTTTTGACTGCAACCTTGGTATGACTAACTGAAATATGACACTAATAACCGGAACAGTTTTAATAGTCCAAAGCGATTTAAACATAATCAGGCAAATAAGTAGTAAATTACCTGAAATTTTTAATATAGAAACTACAGATACTCTCTCAGGTGCATTTAAACATCTGAGCAGTGGTGCAATAGATGTAGTGATTTTGGATCTCTTTCTTTTTGACAGCTCAGGGATAGATACATTTTTAAAGTTGCGTTTAAAATATCCTGACATTCCGGCTATATTGCTGCTTGATTACGAAAACTCAAAGCTTATAAAAGAAGCTATGTTTCATGGAGCTCAGGATTATCTTATCAAGGAACACTTTGATGATAGCTTTCTTATCCACGTGGTTGAGAGTTCGATATTAAGGCAATCGTATTTAACCAAAATGCAAATTACTGTTGAACGACAATACTTTTCAATCTTTAAAAAAAGCATGGATGGTATATTAATTGTAGATATGGACGGTATTGTACAGCTTATAAATCCTGCTGCAGAATTGTTATTTGACCGCCATTCAGAGGAAATTAAAGATCAGCCCTTCGGATTCCCTCTGGTTACCGGTAAGGAAGCTGATATCGAAATACTCAGAAAAGATGGTACTATTGTTTTAGCTGTTATGCGTTTAACTGTTATAGAATGGGAAGGGCAACTCGTATATCTTATAATGCTTAACGATGTAACTGATAAAAAGAAAGTCGAGATAGAAAAACAGAAGATGCAGATAAAGATATTGTCTGCATCTAAGATGGCAACACTGGGGGAGGTGGCTACAGGTATGGCTCACGAAATAAACCAACCCCTTACTTATATAAGCACCTTTGTTCAGGGAATAGTAGAAGACTTTAAACGCAATACTCTTGATTTTAAATCACTGGCTGATGAGGCGCATATTGCATATAATCAGATAAAACGTATTACAGATATAATAAATCATCTGCGAACATTTGGAAGAAGAGATGTTGTTATGCAAAAAAACGCCTCTGACATAACAAAAATATTAGACTATTCACTGCTGCTTATAAATAAAAGATTGGCTCTTAAAAATATTGTTTTTGAAAAAGTTATAGAACCGAATTTGCCTCTTGTATTACTAAATCCTAATCAAATTGAACAGGTTTTTATTAATTTATTCATAAATGCAATTGACGCCTTAGAGAACCGCAATCATAATGCTAAAATAATTGTGGAGATTGCTACATGTTCTGATTCCAATCAAGTTGCTATAAAATTTATTGACAATGGTACCGGTATTTGGGAGAAAGCAATTGATAAAATATTTGAACCGTTTTACACGACTAAACCAGTTGGTAAAGGCACAGGGCTTGGCCTTTCCATTACATATGGAATAATAGAATCTCACAACGGTTCAATAACATGTGAATCAACCATAAACGAGGGTACCTGTTTTACTATTAAGTTACCAGTAGCTTTAAGTATGGTATCTGAGACTTAACATCTTATGAAAAAAGAATGAAGTAAAATGAAGTACCCTTTCCACACTCAGACTCCGCCCAAATGTTTCCTCCGTGGCGCTCCACTATTTTTTTACATATAGGCAGCCCTATTCCTGTGCCGTCATACTTATCCCTGCTGTGAAGTCGTTCAAACATATTAAATATACGCTCAATGTGCTGGGGCTCTATTCCTATGCCGTTGTCGCTTACACAAAATAGCCAGGCTGTACGTTGTGTTTGATTAAACATATTATCAATCG includes:
- a CDS encoding KUP/HAK/KT family potassium transporter — encoded protein: MLKEQTPLRGIIKSLGLVFGDIGTSPIYTLTVILLLIEPTPDNITGVLSLIVWTLIVLVTLEYAWLAMSLGKKGEGGTVVLKELLTPLLANPWNVRLVSVLSIIGISLLIGDGVITPAISILSAVEGAKLISGWEGLTNNQILIVAGIIAIVLFSIQRKGTEKVASAFGPLMVIWFVCLSVSGVVSLIKAPEVLKAVNPYYGVKFLLSKGVSGFFILSEVTLCATGGEALYADMGHLGRRPIVRAWYFVLIALVLNYFGQGAYVIKNPAVKNVLFEMVFNQVQFLYVPFLVLSIMATVIASQAMISGMFSIVYQGITTRVMPMFKVDYTSEKLRSQIYIGFVNWFLLISVLIVMNRFKESSNLAAAYGLAVTGTMSLTGFFMTWIFFLRKQYIRSSLSFIVFLVDLIFFLSNMFKIPHGGYWSIIIASIPFLIILIYTSGQKMLYKSLKPIPLADFLPQYIEHYKNLNKIQGTVLFFARDIQVIPPYVASTMFTANIIYEDNIIVSMRVKDEPFGVAGWHGEEVAPGLRAFMIEIGYMEVIDVEAILNKNGIKEKTIFYGVEDIVTRNFIWQIFSVIKRLTPAFVQFYALPSHKLRGVITRIEM
- the thiC gene encoding phosphomethylpyrimidine synthase ThiC, producing the protein MTQIEKALAGELTEEVRAVAANERLEAATVMRRVASGKVVIPYSIDRKVKVTGIGKGLTTKVNASIGTSTDIINPDMEIEKAMIAEKYGADTIMDLSVGGNITQIRRAVMDAVKLPLGTVPLYEAFAIAAQKYGSVTEMPEELLWEVIERQCQEGVSFMAIHCGINRLTLEVLKKQHYRYGGLVSKGGACMVAWMQYNNKENPLFENFDRVVSILKKYDVVLSLGNGFRAGAIADATDRVQIQELIINCEFAETGRAMGCQTMVEGPGHIPINEIEANIILAKKMSAEAPFYMLGPITTDIAPGYDHITSAVGAALSSSYGVDFLCYVTPAEHLGLPFPEDVREGVIAAKIAAHIGDIVKLSDTAGDKKISKARRDMDWQSQFSLAIDPERAAEIRTKRNGTNEHSCTMCGKFCANDMLQGMFEKHTKGTDKN
- a CDS encoding ATP-binding protein is translated as MTLITGTVLIVQSDLNIIRQISSKLPEIFNIETTDTLSGAFKHLSSGAIDVVILDLFLFDSSGIDTFLKLRLKYPDIPAILLLDYENSKLIKEAMFHGAQDYLIKEHFDDSFLIHVVESSILRQSYLTKMQITVERQYFSIFKKSMDGILIVDMDGIVQLINPAAELLFDRHSEEIKDQPFGFPLVTGKEADIEILRKDGTIVLAVMRLTVIEWEGQLVYLIMLNDVTDKKKVEIEKQKMQIKILSASKMATLGEVATGMAHEINQPLTYISTFVQGIVEDFKRNTLDFKSLADEAHIAYNQIKRITDIINHLRTFGRRDVVMQKNASDITKILDYSLLLINKRLALKNIVFEKVIEPNLPLVLLNPNQIEQVFINLFINAIDALENRNHNAKIIVEIATCSDSNQVAIKFIDNGTGIWEKAIDKIFEPFYTTKPVGKGTGLGLSITYGIIESHNGSITCESTINEGTCFTIKLPVALSMVSET